The Formosa sp. Hel1_33_131 genome window below encodes:
- a CDS encoding prephenate dehydratase yields MTKKVAIQGVEGSFHHIVSQTYFEESVEVQPYLSFSEVVESLISKTSDVAIMALENSIAGSIIPNYAYINDQDLHITGECFLEIQHNLMALKGQSIQDIKEVFSHPMALLQCKEFFKQYPHIKLIEDTDTAEVAKRISEGQLQGVAAIASVQAAQLFGLEILAKSIQTIKHNETRFVIVERNQIEQNTATTNKASVKFLLDHKRGSLAAMLNVMSDCNLNLTKIQSLPKIDTPWKYAFFVDITFEKFSDYEKGKAIMKLMAEEFKILGEYKNAKK; encoded by the coding sequence ATGACAAAAAAAGTAGCCATACAAGGAGTTGAAGGGTCGTTCCATCACATTGTTTCTCAAACATATTTTGAGGAATCCGTTGAGGTACAACCCTATCTTTCATTTAGTGAAGTTGTGGAGAGTTTAATTTCCAAAACCTCGGACGTGGCTATCATGGCGTTAGAGAATTCCATTGCGGGCTCCATCATTCCGAATTATGCATACATCAACGATCAGGATTTACACATTACAGGAGAGTGTTTTTTAGAAATACAACACAATCTAATGGCACTCAAAGGACAATCGATTCAAGACATCAAAGAAGTTTTTTCGCATCCCATGGCGTTGTTACAATGTAAAGAATTTTTCAAACAATACCCCCATATAAAATTAATTGAAGACACCGATACTGCCGAGGTTGCCAAACGAATTTCAGAGGGTCAACTTCAAGGCGTTGCCGCCATTGCGAGTGTACAAGCCGCTCAACTATTTGGGTTGGAGATTCTCGCAAAAAGCATTCAAACGATAAAGCACAACGAAACTCGATTTGTCATTGTAGAAAGAAACCAAATTGAACAAAATACAGCAACAACAAATAAAGCCTCTGTCAAATTCCTATTGGATCACAAACGTGGAAGCTTGGCAGCAATGCTGAATGTGATGAGTGATTGTAATTTGAATTTAACAAAAATACAATCCTTACCAAAAATTGATACCCCTTGGAAATATGCCTTTTTTGTGGACATCACTTTTGAGAAGTTCTCCGATTATGAAAAGGGCAAAGCCATTATGAAACTCATGGCGGAAGAATTTAAAATTTTAGGGGAATATAAAAACGCAAAAAAATAA
- the metK gene encoding methionine adenosyltransferase, with amino-acid sequence MSYLFTSESVSEGHPDKVADQISDALIDHFLAFDPDSKVACETLVTTGQVFLAGEVKSNTYLDVQKIARDTINKIGYTKGEYMFDGNSCGVLSAIHEQSEDINRGVDRGAEEQGAGDQGMMFGYATNETENYMPLALDLSHRILIELAAMRREGTDITYIRPDSKSQVTIEYDDDNTPNRIDAIVISTQHDDFDEETAMLAKIREDLKTKLIPRVVAKLPSHIQDLFNDQITYHINPTGKFVIGGPHGDTGLTGRKIIVDTYGGKGAHGGGAFSGKDPSKVDRSAAYATRHIAKNMVAAGLCSEVLVQVSYAIGVAEPMGVFVDTYGTSPFNLTDGEIADHISKLFDLRPAAIEKRLKLRRPIYSETAAYGHMGREHKTVTKTFHQPNGESLTLEVELFTWEKLDYVDVIKEAFGI; translated from the coding sequence ATGAGTTATTTATTTACATCCGAAAGCGTTTCAGAAGGCCACCCAGACAAGGTTGCCGACCAAATTAGTGATGCTTTAATCGATCATTTTTTAGCGTTTGACCCAGACTCAAAAGTAGCTTGTGAAACTTTGGTGACCACTGGTCAAGTATTTTTAGCTGGAGAAGTTAAATCTAACACCTATCTGGATGTGCAAAAAATTGCACGCGATACCATCAACAAAATTGGTTATACCAAAGGAGAATATATGTTTGATGGCAACTCTTGTGGAGTGCTTTCAGCAATTCATGAGCAATCCGAAGACATCAACAGAGGGGTGGACAGAGGCGCTGAAGAACAGGGTGCTGGCGATCAAGGAATGATGTTTGGATATGCCACAAATGAAACCGAAAACTATATGCCGTTGGCATTGGATTTATCGCACCGTATCTTAATTGAACTCGCAGCCATGCGCCGCGAAGGCACCGATATCACTTATATAAGACCCGATTCTAAAAGTCAGGTGACCATTGAATATGATGATGATAATACACCAAATAGAATTGATGCGATTGTGATTTCTACCCAACACGATGATTTTGACGAAGAGACGGCTATGTTGGCAAAAATTCGAGAGGATTTAAAAACAAAATTAATCCCTAGAGTGGTTGCAAAACTGCCTTCGCATATTCAAGATTTATTTAATGACCAGATTACGTATCACATCAACCCAACAGGTAAGTTTGTGATTGGAGGGCCTCATGGCGATACAGGTCTTACGGGTCGAAAAATTATCGTTGATACTTATGGCGGTAAAGGCGCGCATGGTGGCGGTGCATTCTCTGGAAAAGACCCAAGTAAGGTGGACCGTAGTGCGGCTTATGCCACGCGTCACATTGCTAAAAATATGGTAGCAGCAGGACTTTGTTCGGAAGTCTTGGTGCAAGTGAGTTATGCCATTGGCGTTGCAGAACCTATGGGTGTTTTTGTGGATACTTATGGCACCAGCCCTTTTAATTTAACGGATGGTGAAATTGCAGATCACATCTCAAAACTATTTGATTTACGTCCGGCAGCGATCGAAAAACGTTTAAAACTCCGCAGGCCCATTTATAGCGAAACAGCGGCTTATGGTCACATGGGTCGTGAACACAAGACAGTGACTAAAACCTTTCATCAACCGAATGGCGAAAGTTTGACTTTGGAGGTTGAATTGTTTACGTGGGAAAAACTAGATTATGTCGATGTGATTAAAGAGGCTTTTGGAATTTAA
- a CDS encoding nucleotidyl transferase AbiEii/AbiGii toxin family protein: MKAFIQLNNKDKLNIFNQVSEKTGLPSSAVEKDWWVTLSLNIIFSLSYSKHIVFKGGTSLSKAWNLIERFSEDIDLVIDRKHLGFEGQLSKTQVKKLRKVSCSFIGNEFYNDINHALIKLGVTDYELVIQETKDTDTDPLVIELRYKSLTETSDYLRPRVLIEVGARSLMEPVENKAIISMVSEGFRELPFAETEITIPVVSPKRTFLEKIFLLHEEFQKDTKFIRVERMSRHLYDLEKLMDTIHGTDALKAIELYDTIIEHRKNFNAIRGIEYANHSPQLINILPPEKTVKDWEKDYRTMQESMFYGTTLSFGKLMERIAELNDRIKTISSSLPRF; encoded by the coding sequence ATGAAAGCGTTTATACAACTTAATAATAAAGATAAACTAAACATATTCAATCAAGTCAGTGAAAAAACTGGACTTCCATCCTCTGCAGTTGAAAAGGATTGGTGGGTAACTTTATCATTGAATATTATATTTTCATTGTCTTATTCAAAACACATTGTTTTTAAAGGTGGTACATCTTTAAGTAAAGCATGGAATTTAATTGAACGTTTTTCAGAAGATATTGACTTGGTAATTGACAGAAAACATTTAGGTTTTGAAGGCCAATTGAGTAAAACTCAAGTTAAAAAATTACGCAAAGTATCCTGTTCCTTTATTGGGAATGAATTCTATAATGACATTAATCATGCTTTAATTAAACTAGGTGTTACAGATTATGAATTAGTTATTCAAGAAACAAAAGATACAGACACCGATCCCTTAGTTATTGAATTACGATATAAATCTTTAACAGAAACATCTGACTATTTAAGACCTAGAGTGTTGATAGAAGTTGGCGCACGTTCCTTAATGGAACCTGTAGAAAATAAAGCCATTATTTCTATGGTATCTGAAGGATTTAGAGAACTCCCATTTGCTGAAACAGAAATAACAATACCTGTTGTTTCTCCTAAGCGAACCTTTTTGGAGAAAATATTCCTATTGCATGAGGAATTCCAAAAGGACACTAAGTTTATAAGAGTAGAAAGAATGAGTCGTCATTTGTATGATTTAGAAAAACTAATGGATACAATTCACGGTACAGATGCTTTGAAAGCTATTGAATTATACGATACAATTATAGAACACAGAAAGAATTTCAATGCAATAAGAGGAATTGAGTACGCAAACCACAGCCCTCAATTAATTAACATTCTACCACCAGAAAAAACAGTTAAAGATTGGGAAAAAGACTATAGAACCATGCAAGAAAGTATGTTTTATGGGACTACTTTATCTTTCGGCAAATTAATGGAACGCATAGCTGAATTAAACGACAGAATTAAAACAATTTCATCATCATTACCACGATTTTAA
- a CDS encoding prephenate dehydrogenase codes for MKQVSIIGIGLIGGSFALDLKHYISGVRITGIDQNETHLSEALELEIIDQIGDLNSLVDADLVVLAIPVNAALEVLPEVLNLISDQAVVIDMGSTKEAICKAVSTHPKRTQFLATHPIAGTEFSGPSAAIKGLFENKTNIICEVEKTLPALGEVVLTLFKNMGMHLRFMPAKDHDKHIAYVSHLSHISSFMLGKTVIDKEKNERDIFDMAGSGFESTVRLAKSSPDMWTPIFEQNKANVIETLTEYIQNLNQFKAYMEQDNFEAVHNEMKNTNHIKQILKGIA; via the coding sequence ATGAAACAGGTAAGCATCATAGGGATTGGATTGATTGGTGGCAGTTTTGCGTTGGATTTAAAACACTATATTTCAGGAGTTCGCATCACAGGAATTGATCAAAATGAAACGCATTTATCAGAAGCTTTAGAACTTGAGATCATTGACCAAATAGGGGATTTAAACAGCCTTGTGGACGCAGATCTCGTGGTGTTGGCAATTCCCGTAAATGCAGCACTAGAAGTATTGCCTGAGGTTTTAAATTTAATCTCAGACCAAGCAGTCGTGATTGATATGGGTTCTACCAAAGAAGCGATTTGCAAGGCGGTGTCCACACATCCAAAACGGACTCAATTTTTAGCAACACACCCCATTGCGGGAACTGAATTCTCAGGGCCTTCCGCAGCGATCAAAGGCTTGTTTGAGAATAAGACCAACATCATTTGTGAGGTCGAAAAAACCTTGCCAGCTTTAGGAGAAGTGGTTTTAACACTGTTTAAAAATATGGGAATGCATCTGCGTTTTATGCCGGCGAAAGACCATGATAAACACATTGCGTATGTGTCGCATTTGTCACACATCAGTTCATTTATGCTGGGGAAAACGGTGATTGATAAAGAAAAAAACGAACGCGATATTTTTGATATGGCAGGCAGTGGATTTGAATCTACCGTGCGATTGGCTAAAAGTTCACCCGATATGTGGACGCCTATTTTTGAACAAAATAAAGCCAATGTTATAGAGACGCTTACAGAGTACATTCAGAATTTAAATCAATTTAAAGCTTATATGGAGCAAGACAATTTTGAAGCTGTACACAACGAAATGAAAAACACAAATCATATAAAACAAATATTAAAAGGAATTGCTTAA
- a CDS encoding head GIN domain-containing protein: MNRLFYTLVLLVFFSCDKEDAWGCIQTSGAPVTQELIVDPFEKILVNRDIELVIKQGADYKVEIQTGENLLGTMEVIVVDNELQLTDPNSCNYVRDYGITKMIVTTPVLKAIRSNTQYLTSSDGVLSFESLSLVSEDYNSSYLSIGDFNMTVDTQSIRVVANNLSTFTISGDTETLSVFFAAGLCEFKGADLIAQDVTIFQRSSHDIIVNPQQSLNVDIRSTGDVISIHTPPVVEVQEYYTGRLLFLD, encoded by the coding sequence ATGAACAGATTATTTTATACACTAGTGTTATTGGTCTTTTTTTCTTGCGATAAAGAAGATGCTTGGGGGTGCATTCAAACTTCAGGAGCGCCAGTAACTCAAGAACTGATTGTTGATCCTTTTGAAAAAATACTTGTCAATAGAGATATTGAATTGGTGATTAAACAAGGAGCAGATTATAAAGTTGAAATTCAAACAGGGGAAAATCTGCTTGGTACGATGGAAGTCATCGTTGTAGATAATGAACTACAATTAACAGATCCTAACAGTTGTAACTACGTCAGAGACTATGGAATTACCAAAATGATCGTAACCACCCCTGTTCTGAAAGCAATAAGGAGTAACACTCAGTATTTGACATCCTCAGATGGAGTCTTAAGCTTTGAAAGTCTATCTCTTGTTTCTGAGGATTATAATTCGAGTTATCTAAGTATTGGGGATTTTAATATGACTGTAGATACACAAAGCATCAGAGTCGTTGCTAATAATTTATCAACATTCACAATTTCAGGAGATACAGAAACGCTGTCTGTATTTTTTGCGGCTGGACTCTGTGAGTTTAAGGGCGCGGACCTCATTGCACAAGACGTCACTATATTCCAAAGAAGTAGCCACGATATCATTGTAAATCCTCAACAATCTTTAAACGTCGATATCAGAAGTACAGGGGATGTCATTAGTATTCATACCCCGCCCGTGGTTGAAGTTCAGGAGTATTACACCGGTCGCTTGCTGTTTTTGGATTGA
- a CDS encoding pyridoxal phosphate-dependent aminotransferase, with the protein MVTANRLHTVEEYYFSKKLREVNAMKAAGAPIINLGIGSPDLAPPKAVISAITDSLTDASAHKYQSYQGLPELRSAMADFYQTHYNVSLNSENEILPLIGSKEGIMHISMAYLNEGDAVLIPNPGYPTYTSVTKLVGADPVFYDLKASSNWQPDLAALEAMDLSKVKIMWVNYPHMPTGTLGDQTVLKALVDFAQKHSILLINDNPYSFILNEHPSSIFNIEGAKDVCLELNSLSKTFNMAGWRVGMLTGSAAHLQNVIKVKSNMDSGMFYGIQKGAIEALNSSKNWFTDLNKIYAERRQLVWELATALNCTFETSTSGMFVWAKLPSGLKSETFIDTLLQEHHVFIAPGTIFGSNGEGYVRFSLCAPKESIQSAIKRVL; encoded by the coding sequence ATGGTTACTGCCAATCGATTACATACCGTTGAAGAATACTACTTTTCTAAAAAATTAAGAGAGGTCAATGCCATGAAGGCTGCCGGTGCTCCCATCATCAATTTAGGCATCGGAAGTCCTGATTTGGCGCCACCAAAAGCCGTCATTTCTGCCATTACAGACAGTCTGACGGACGCCTCAGCTCATAAATATCAAAGTTATCAAGGACTTCCAGAACTTCGATCGGCCATGGCAGATTTTTATCAAACCCATTACAACGTAAGTCTAAATTCTGAAAATGAAATTTTACCTCTCATAGGGAGTAAAGAAGGAATTATGCATATTTCAATGGCGTACCTCAATGAAGGCGATGCCGTTTTAATTCCAAATCCAGGCTATCCAACCTACACTTCGGTCACGAAATTAGTAGGTGCGGACCCTGTTTTTTATGATTTAAAAGCAAGCTCCAATTGGCAACCAGATTTAGCAGCTTTAGAAGCGATGGATTTGTCCAAGGTAAAAATCATGTGGGTCAATTATCCACACATGCCGACAGGGACTTTAGGCGATCAAACCGTATTAAAAGCATTGGTTGATTTCGCTCAAAAACATTCTATTTTACTCATCAATGACAACCCTTATAGTTTTATTTTAAATGAACATCCTTCTAGTATTTTCAATATTGAAGGTGCAAAAGACGTCTGTTTAGAACTAAATTCTTTAAGTAAAACGTTCAATATGGCCGGCTGGCGTGTGGGAATGTTAACAGGTTCAGCAGCACATTTACAGAATGTCATTAAAGTTAAAAGTAATATGGATTCGGGAATGTTTTACGGGATTCAAAAAGGCGCGATTGAAGCCCTCAACAGTTCAAAAAATTGGTTTACGGATTTAAATAAAATCTATGCGGAACGTCGTCAGCTTGTGTGGGAATTAGCCACCGCTCTCAACTGTACGTTTGAAACTTCAACTTCAGGAATGTTTGTATGGGCCAAATTACCATCGGGTTTGAAATCAGAAACATTTATCGACACTCTATTACAAGAGCATCATGTATTTATTGCGCCAGGGACCATTTTTGGCAGCAATGGCGAAGGCTACGTTCGGTTCTCATTGTGTGCGCCAAAAGAGAGTATTCAATCTGCCATAAAACGCGTCTTATGA
- a CDS encoding outer membrane beta-barrel protein, with protein sequence MKNFITTIFLSISIAGFSQVKLEGVIKDSLGSPLELANVIAINKATKSLDSYGITNDKGRFRLDLKKNTIYTIQASYIGMKSLDEVLETKEENIDKDFTLFEDNSLDEVELVYEMPVTISGDTLVYNADSFNTGTERKLEDVLKNLPGVEINDDGQVEVEGKVVNKLMVEGKDFFDGDTKLATKNIPSSAVDKVQVLKNYAEVGQLGGVTNNQDNIAINIKLKDGKKNFWFGNITAGAGDSEANSLYLVQPKLFYYSPEYSVNFIGDINNIGEVAFSRRDYFNFSGGFRSPSQSSGTSLSLGNNDIGFLLLQNNRAKDIKTKFGAANFSWSPKKTLDIGGFAIFSNSKNELQENRSVQYTDAPEGFSDEDTQSNTTQNNDLGMLKLTTKYQPNASNQLEYEALGNLSKSTQDQRFNSSLNGNIDQLENTNPFSFNQSLNYYYTLNETNIFAFEAQHLIKDEDPFYNAILEDKLNYEGTANSLGLDGAQLDYNFGQEKRVQSNQVDAKLDYWNIVNKKSNINLTLGTILSHQQFDSHIFQYLDDQTEINPTPGVAGVAATNDIAYNFSDVYLGFHYRLKSGKFTFTPGVAAHAYAISNTQTGTKTTDNFFRFLPDMNVIFQIKKSETLNLSYRMQTQFTDVSQFASGLVLNNYNSLFSGSPDLQSALTHNVNLSYYSFNMFNYTNVFANINYNKSIDNVRTVSEFVPGSVIRVSTPFNSNFADESLSANGRFQRTFGKLRASVRANLNYSKFNQVVQGRPSVNESFSQTYRAQLRTNFRTAPNVDLSYRYSIQDNNLGPNTTKFFTKSPSIEIDALILKAFTFKTDFSYNDFSDEDRTINTYEFWNASLSYRKDEDAKFEYEIKATNLLDTRSQNQSSASNISVSATEYFIQPRYVTFRVRYEL encoded by the coding sequence ATGAAGAATTTTATTACAACCATATTCCTGTCAATCAGTATTGCCGGGTTTTCTCAGGTAAAACTAGAAGGTGTTATTAAAGACAGCCTAGGAAGTCCCTTAGAATTAGCAAATGTCATCGCCATTAATAAAGCGACTAAATCCTTAGATTCCTATGGCATCACCAATGACAAAGGGAGGTTCCGTTTGGATTTAAAAAAGAATACCATCTATACCATTCAAGCCAGTTATATTGGAATGAAATCTTTAGACGAAGTCTTAGAAACGAAAGAAGAAAACATTGATAAAGACTTCACGCTTTTTGAGGACAATTCCTTGGATGAAGTGGAGTTGGTGTATGAAATGCCGGTTACCATCAGTGGAGATACCTTGGTGTACAATGCAGATTCTTTTAATACGGGTACCGAACGAAAACTAGAAGATGTATTGAAAAACCTACCCGGAGTCGAAATCAATGACGATGGTCAAGTAGAGGTCGAAGGGAAGGTTGTAAATAAATTAATGGTCGAAGGAAAAGATTTCTTTGATGGCGATACCAAATTAGCCACTAAAAACATACCATCCAGTGCGGTGGATAAAGTACAAGTATTGAAAAACTATGCTGAGGTGGGGCAATTGGGAGGCGTTACTAATAACCAAGACAACATCGCCATAAACATCAAATTAAAAGATGGGAAGAAAAACTTCTGGTTTGGAAATATCACCGCTGGTGCAGGAGATTCAGAAGCGAATTCACTGTATTTAGTCCAACCAAAATTGTTTTATTACAGTCCCGAATACAGTGTCAATTTTATAGGAGACATCAATAATATCGGAGAGGTTGCCTTTTCTCGTCGAGACTATTTCAACTTTTCGGGTGGTTTTCGATCGCCAAGTCAAAGCAGTGGAACCAGTTTGAGTTTAGGGAATAATGACATTGGATTTTTATTGCTTCAAAATAACCGCGCCAAAGATATCAAGACAAAGTTTGGAGCAGCCAATTTTAGTTGGTCTCCAAAAAAGACTTTGGACATTGGAGGATTTGCTATTTTTTCGAACAGTAAAAACGAACTGCAAGAAAATAGAAGCGTTCAATATACAGACGCACCTGAGGGATTCTCTGATGAGGATACCCAAAGTAATACCACACAGAACAACGATTTAGGCATGCTGAAGCTAACCACAAAGTACCAACCAAACGCGAGTAATCAACTCGAATATGAAGCCCTTGGAAACTTGTCTAAAAGCACCCAAGACCAACGCTTCAATTCTTCTTTAAATGGAAATATCGATCAGTTGGAAAACACCAATCCGTTTAGTTTTAATCAGAGTTTAAATTATTATTATACCCTCAATGAAACCAATATTTTTGCTTTTGAAGCCCAGCATCTGATAAAAGATGAAGACCCTTTTTACAATGCGATTCTTGAAGATAAATTGAATTATGAAGGCACCGCAAACAGTTTGGGTTTAGACGGCGCTCAACTGGATTATAACTTTGGTCAAGAAAAACGGGTACAGTCCAATCAAGTGGATGCCAAACTGGATTATTGGAACATCGTAAACAAAAAAAGCAACATCAACCTGACCCTTGGAACCATTTTGAGTCACCAACAATTTGACTCTCACATTTTTCAATATTTAGACGACCAAACTGAAATTAACCCGACTCCTGGAGTCGCAGGTGTGGCAGCAACCAACGATATAGCTTATAACTTCTCGGATGTGTATTTAGGATTTCATTACCGTTTAAAGTCAGGTAAATTCACCTTTACGCCAGGCGTAGCAGCGCATGCTTATGCGATTTCAAACACCCAGACCGGGACGAAGACCACGGATAATTTTTTCAGATTTTTACCCGACATGAATGTAATTTTTCAAATCAAAAAGAGTGAAACCTTGAATTTAAGTTACCGCATGCAGACACAGTTTACGGACGTATCACAGTTTGCGAGTGGCTTGGTGCTGAACAACTACAACTCCTTATTTTCGGGGTCTCCAGACTTGCAAAGTGCGCTTACGCACAATGTGAATTTGTCTTATTATAGTTTCAATATGTTTAACTACACCAACGTATTTGCGAATATCAATTATAACAAAAGTATCGACAATGTCCGAACAGTGTCTGAGTTTGTACCAGGAAGTGTGATTCGTGTATCGACACCTTTTAACTCTAATTTTGCAGATGAAAGTTTATCTGCCAATGGACGTTTCCAGCGGACTTTTGGAAAGTTGAGAGCCTCTGTTAGAGCGAATTTGAATTACTCTAAATTCAATCAGGTTGTACAAGGCCGACCTTCTGTGAACGAAAGCTTCTCACAAACCTACAGAGCACAATTGCGTACCAATTTTAGAACGGCTCCGAATGTCGATCTAAGCTACCGTTACTCTATTCAGGATAATAATTTGGGACCTAACACTACCAAGTTTTTCACAAAAAGTCCTTCTATCGAAATTGATGCACTGATTTTAAAAGCGTTTACGTTTAAAACGGATTTTTCATACAACGACTTTAGCGATGAAGACCGCACGATTAATACCTACGAATTTTGGAATGCATCCTTGTCGTACAGAAAAGATGAAGATGCCAAATTTGAATACGAGATCAAAGCAACGAACTTGTTAGACACCCGCTCTCAAAATCAGAGCAGCGCCTCCAACATCTCGGTAAGTGCGACGGAATATTTCATACAACCCCGTTATGTGACCTTTCGAGTGCGTTATGAATTGTAA
- a CDS encoding bifunctional 3-deoxy-7-phosphoheptulonate synthase/chorismate mutase type II has translation MENKKELGNWLNELNLDHPLVIAGPCSAETEEQVLRIAHELKDTDVSYYRAGIWKPRTRPGNFEGVGALGLKWLQKVKAETGLKTATEVANRAHVELALEHDIDLLWIGARSTVSPFIVQEIADALQGTDKIVLVKNPVNPDLALWLGAVERLATADIKNLGVIHRGFSSYEKTKYRNTPEWQMAIELQTKFPDLPLINDPSHITGNRDMIFDVSQTALDLNFDGLMIETHFDPDNAWSDAAQQVTPASLVQIMKDLKIRKESTPEVAYNDQLKNLRAQIDVMDNQLLETLGKRMKVSESIGALKKQENVAVLQSKRWNEILGKMVLEGEQHNLSEEFILKLFKAVHQESINHQELILNK, from the coding sequence ATGGAAAACAAAAAAGAACTAGGAAATTGGTTAAATGAGTTAAATCTCGACCACCCTTTAGTAATCGCTGGCCCTTGTAGTGCCGAGACAGAAGAACAAGTATTGCGAATTGCGCATGAGCTTAAAGATACCGATGTAAGCTATTACCGTGCAGGAATTTGGAAACCGAGAACCCGTCCAGGAAATTTTGAAGGTGTGGGCGCATTGGGTCTCAAATGGCTTCAAAAAGTAAAGGCGGAAACGGGTTTAAAAACAGCAACGGAAGTTGCCAACAGAGCCCATGTAGAATTGGCTTTGGAACACGACATCGATTTGCTATGGATTGGCGCTCGCTCTACAGTGAGCCCATTTATTGTACAAGAAATTGCGGATGCCTTACAGGGTACGGACAAAATTGTACTGGTTAAAAATCCAGTGAATCCAGATTTAGCTTTGTGGTTAGGTGCCGTGGAGCGTTTGGCAACAGCGGATATTAAAAATTTAGGAGTGATTCATAGAGGATTTTCATCGTATGAAAAAACAAAATACAGAAACACGCCAGAATGGCAAATGGCGATTGAACTGCAAACAAAGTTTCCAGACCTTCCATTGATCAACGATCCTTCTCATATTACAGGAAATCGCGATATGATTTTTGATGTATCTCAAACGGCATTGGACTTGAATTTTGATGGTCTGATGATCGAAACCCATTTTGATCCTGACAACGCCTGGAGTGATGCGGCACAACAAGTAACGCCAGCATCATTGGTTCAAATTATGAAAGATTTAAAAATCAGAAAAGAATCGACCCCAGAAGTGGCTTACAACGATCAGCTTAAAAATTTACGGGCTCAAATAGATGTGATGGACAACCAATTGCTTGAAACCTTAGGAAAGCGAATGAAAGTTTCTGAAAGTATTGGCGCTCTTAAAAAACAAGAAAACGTGGCGGTGTTACAAAGCAAACGTTGGAATGAGATTTTAGGGAAGATGGTTCTTGAAGGAGAACAACACAATTTGAGTGAAGAGTTTATTCTCAAACTGTTTAAAGCAGTACACCAAGAATCGATCAACCATCAAGAATTGATCTTGAATAAATAA
- a CDS encoding acyloxyacyl hydrolase: MNRFLGCFFGCMVFFGFSQENQSSSFVDVNYFKGNIPVHNTNILHLIKGHPEGIILGWNHRTDGKKEWQQRYNYPDYGASFMYQDLKNEVLGNTFGFYGHFNFYFFKRRLMLRVGQGIVVASNPYDKNSNPKNVAFGSKLLGSPYLMLNYKKPNLLGPIGLQTGLVFFHASNGSFKSPNTSVNTISLNIGLNYDLDTKEIVYEESVEHPAVSTAFKYNFVLRSGLSQTDVVGSEQFPFYTLSAYVDKRINFFSAFQVGVEAFFSKALQEEIHYRSVAFPEQPSDPDADYKRIGGFLGYELFINNWSLVTQAGYYLYYPYEFEGRIYNRIGLKYYFNEKWFGAFSVKSHLAKAETLEFGIGIRL; the protein is encoded by the coding sequence ATGAATCGGTTTCTAGGTTGTTTTTTTGGATGTATGGTCTTCTTTGGTTTTTCGCAGGAAAATCAAAGCAGCAGCTTTGTAGATGTTAATTATTTCAAAGGAAACATTCCGGTTCATAATACCAATATATTACATCTTATTAAAGGCCATCCAGAAGGAATTATACTGGGATGGAACCACCGAACAGATGGAAAAAAGGAGTGGCAGCAACGCTATAATTACCCAGATTATGGAGCCTCTTTTATGTATCAAGATCTAAAAAATGAGGTACTCGGAAATACATTTGGGTTTTACGGTCATTTTAATTTTTACTTCTTCAAACGCCGATTGATGCTGCGCGTTGGGCAAGGGATTGTAGTTGCGTCAAACCCGTATGATAAAAATTCAAACCCAAAAAACGTTGCATTTGGATCCAAATTATTAGGCAGTCCCTATCTGATGTTAAACTATAAAAAACCAAACCTATTAGGTCCTATCGGACTTCAAACAGGATTGGTGTTCTTTCACGCCTCCAATGGAAGTTTTAAATCTCCCAACACAAGTGTAAATACCATCTCATTAAATATTGGCTTGAATTATGATTTAGATACAAAGGAAATCGTCTACGAAGAGTCCGTAGAACACCCAGCGGTCTCCACAGCGTTCAAATACAATTTTGTCCTGCGCTCTGGTCTCAGTCAAACAGATGTGGTAGGAAGTGAACAATTTCCATTTTATACACTTTCAGCCTATGTGGACAAGCGTATTAATTTTTTCAGTGCATTTCAAGTGGGGGTAGAAGCGTTCTTTTCAAAGGCTTTACAAGAAGAAATCCACTACCGAAGTGTTGCATTTCCTGAACAACCATCAGACCCGGATGCCGACTATAAACGCATTGGTGGATTTTTGGGTTATGAATTATTTATAAATAACTGGTCGCTTGTCACTCAGGCGGGATATTACCTGTATTACCCCTATGAATTTGAAGGACGTATCTATAATAGAATCGGTTTAAAATATTATTTTAATGAAAAATGGTTTGGGGCTTTTTCTGTCAAATCCCATTTAGCGAAAGCAGAAACCCTTGAATTTGGAATAGGAATACGATTGTAA